From the genome of Neomonachus schauinslandi chromosome 5, ASM220157v2, whole genome shotgun sequence, one region includes:
- the FAM107B gene encoding protein FAM107B isoform X2: MAEPDYIEDDNPELIRPQKLVNPVKTSRNHQDLHRELLMNQKRGLAPQNKPELQKVMEKRKRDQVIKQKEEEAQKKKSDLEIELLKRQQKLEQLELEKQKLQEEQENAPEFVKVKGNLRRTGQEVAQAQES; the protein is encoded by the exons ATGGCTGAGCCAGACTACATAGAAGATGACAATCCTGAACTAATTAGGCCTCAGAAACTAGTCAATCCTGTCAAAACGTCCCGCAACCATCAGGATCTTCACAGAGAACTTCTCATGAATCAAAAAAG ggGTCTTGCCCCTCAGAATAAGCCAGAATTGCAAAAAgtgatggaaaagagaaaacgAGATCAAGTaataaagcagaaagaagaagaagcacaaaagaagaaatctgaCTTGGAAATAGAACTATTAAAACGGCAGCAGAAGCTGGAGCAG CTTGAACTTGAGAAACAGAAATtgcaagaagaacaagaaaatgcCCCAGAGTTTGTGAAGGTTAAAGGCAATCTCAGGAGAACAGGCCAAGAAGTGGCCCAAGCGCAAGAGTCGTAG